One genomic window of Candidatus Cloacimonadota bacterium includes the following:
- a CDS encoding RluA family pseudouridine synthase, which yields MEIIYQEETSQRIDKYIVSLNDKRLYSRSFIDRLIKENQIRVNSKPVKKNHHLKKGEIINIEIPERTDLLPEPEDITLNIVYEDESLIIINKQAGLTVHPAPGNPKGTLVNALVYHFKDDLSSGNDKFRPGIIHRLDKNTSGLMIVAKNDRVHYLLSKMFQERKIEKYYQAIVTGVPAKREDTIITFINRSRKDRKKMSVADSGKKAITYYRVIKEFDFFSHLEVKLETGRTHQIRVHMSHLNCPVLGDGTYSNLKRTINQIPVHLQKKVKYLLANHLKRQALHSYRLSFEHPITGRAIDIEIDLPEDMRYTLEWLERNFSG from the coding sequence ATGGAAATAATATATCAGGAAGAAACATCTCAAAGAATCGATAAATATATTGTCAGTCTGAATGATAAAAGATTGTATTCGAGATCATTCATTGACAGACTTATCAAAGAAAATCAGATCAGAGTAAATAGCAAACCAGTCAAAAAAAACCACCATCTGAAAAAAGGTGAGATCATAAATATCGAAATACCGGAGAGAACCGATTTATTACCGGAACCGGAAGATATTACTCTGAATATTGTGTATGAAGATGAATCCCTGATAATCATAAATAAACAGGCGGGATTAACAGTTCATCCTGCTCCGGGAAATCCGAAAGGGACTTTGGTAAATGCTCTGGTCTATCATTTCAAAGATGATCTCTCGTCCGGGAATGATAAATTTCGACCGGGAATAATTCATCGGCTTGATAAGAATACTTCGGGCTTGATGATCGTTGCAAAAAATGACAGAGTTCATTATCTGCTCTCAAAGATGTTTCAAGAGAGGAAGATCGAGAAATATTATCAAGCGATCGTTACCGGAGTTCCAGCAAAGAGAGAAGATACGATCATCACCTTCATAAATCGGAGCAGGAAAGACAGAAAAAAAATGTCGGTAGCAGATTCCGGGAAAAAGGCGATCACATATTATAGGGTGATCAAAGAATTTGATTTTTTCTCACATTTAGAAGTAAAACTCGAAACCGGAAGAACGCACCAGATAAGAGTTCATATGTCTCATCTGAATTGTCCTGTTTTAGGGGACGGAACATATTCAAATCTGAAAAGAACTATAAATCAAATCCCTGTTCATTTACAGAAGAAGGTTAAATATCTTCTTGCTAATCACCTTAAAAGACAGGCTCTGCATTCTTATAGATTGAGTTTTGAGCATCCAATAACGGGCAGGGCAATCGATATTGAGATAGACTTGCCGG